In a single window of the Phycisphaerae bacterium genome:
- a CDS encoding prepilin peptidase, which yields MHSALWLTTCAIMVPGILWASWIDYKERRVPNWLNAAIAMTGFLAQAHFFGWQGLAAGAAGLAVGFAVLIVPWLMHGMGAGDVKLMMAIGVWLGPWLTFLSFCVGAVVGGVIAVVMILSSGRLWHAYANLATIATKVSSRSTLFTEFGSAKSFGSTSQLLPYGVPLTIGTLMVFFGQQWLIG from the coding sequence ATGCACTCAGCTTTGTGGTTGACGACCTGTGCGATAATGGTCCCCGGGATTCTCTGGGCGTCGTGGATTGACTACAAGGAACGCCGGGTACCGAACTGGCTGAACGCAGCCATTGCGATGACGGGTTTCCTCGCCCAGGCTCACTTCTTCGGATGGCAGGGTCTTGCGGCCGGTGCCGCGGGCCTGGCCGTCGGTTTTGCCGTTCTCATTGTTCCATGGCTTATGCATGGCATGGGCGCAGGTGACGTCAAGTTGATGATGGCGATTGGCGTTTGGCTGGGGCCGTGGCTCACCTTCCTGTCATTCTGTGTGGGCGCGGTGGTCGGCGGAGTCATCGCGGTGGTTATGATTCTGTCCAGCGGGCGTTTGTGGCATGCCTATGCCAACCTGGCCACGATCGCAACCAAGGTGTCCAGCCGGTCGACCCTTTTCACCGAGTTCGGCTCGGCCAAGAGCTTCGGCAGTACTTCCCAGCTGTTGCCGTACGGTGTTCCTTTGACCATCGGCACGCTGATGGTGTTCTTCGGGCAGCAGTGGTTGATTGGGTGA
- a CDS encoding Flp family type IVb pilin produces the protein MQALVTRVKSFVRSEDGPTATEYAVMLALIIIVALAGITLLGTKVNAIFTNVEGALATGA, from the coding sequence ATGCAGGCATTGGTAACGCGAGTCAAGAGTTTTGTTCGGAGCGAAGATGGCCCGACCGCGACTGAGTACGCGGTGATGCTGGCCCTGATCATCATTGTGGCCCTGGCGGGCATTACCCTCCTGGGCACCAAGGTGAACGCGATCTTCACGAACGTCGAGGGAGCCCTGGCCACCGGTGCGTAA